Proteins from a single region of Gavia stellata isolate bGavSte3 unplaced genomic scaffold, bGavSte3.hap2 HAP2_SCAFFOLD_53, whole genome shotgun sequence:
- the LOC132321140 gene encoding ubiquitin carboxyl-terminal hydrolase 42-like: MGNDSFIAEGMAPPQRILFPPEKICMGWQQRQRAGAGLHNLHNTCFLNSVLQCLTYTPPLANYLLSREHSLSCRQLGFCMMCRMEAHVNMVLRSSASAIEPWAVLSVLKRIGEHFQLGMQEDAHEFLRYTVDAMQRACLSGSSDLDISSQSTTVVHQIFGGFLRSRVTCLSCKAVSDAYETFLDVPLDIKAASSVSAALEDFVKPEQLDGENCFKCSKCDKMVAASKRFTIHRAPKVLTVCLKRFDHFTGGKISKVVGYPMYLDLRPYTSQTAGEPLLYSLYAVLVHSGGSCHTGHYFCYTKASNGLWYEMDDSSVVPCDFNTVLRQQAYLLFYVRRQLLPASFSAVKPELPHVSPYPSLPGFRLLPRSKLLLFCYLKLANVEESS; the protein is encoded by the exons ATGGGGAATGACTCCT TCATTGCCGAGGGAATGGCTCCGCCACAAAGGATCCTCTTTCCCCCGGAGAAGATTTGCATGGGCTGGCAGCAACGACAGAGAGCTGGAGCGGGACTCCACAACCTGCACAATACGTGCTTCCTCAACTCCGTCCTGCAGTGCCTGACGTACACACCCCCTCTGGCCAACTACCTGCTCTCTCGTGAGCACAGCTTGTCGT gtCGCCAGCTAGGCTTCTGCATGATGTGCAGAATGGAAGCGCACGTTAACATGGTCTTGCGTTCCTCCGCCAGTGCCATCGAGCCTTGGGCTGTCCTCAGTGTCCTCAAGC GAATAGGAGAACATTTCCAGCTTGGCATGCAGGAAGACGCCCACGAGTTCTTACGCTATACTGTCGATGCCATGCAGAGAGCTTGTCTGAGTGGAAGCAGCGA cttggacATCTCTTCTCAATCAACTACCGTTGTCCATCAAATATTTGGGGGCTTTCTGAGATCCAGAG tcacgtgcttgagctgcaaagcGGTTTCTGATGCCTACGAGACCTTCCTGGATGTTCCTCTGGATATAAAA gcagcctcaTCGGTCAGCGCAGCTCTCGAGGACTTTGTgaaacctgagcagctggatggtgaaaactgctttaaatgtagcAA GTGTGACAAGATGGTTGCCGCCTCCAAGAGGTTTACAATCCATCGGGCGCCAAAGGTTCTCACGGTGTGTCTGAAAAGGTTTGACCATTTCACCGGCGGGAAGATCAGCAAG GTTGTGGGGTATCCCATGTACTTGGATCTTCGGCCATACACGTCTCAGACAGCTGGAGAACCCCTCCTCTACTCCTTATATGCTGTCCTGGTGCACAGCGGTGGCAGCTGTCATACAGGACACTATTTCTGCTACACGAAG GCCAGCAATGGACTGTGGTACGAGATGGACGATTCGTCTGTGGTTCCCTGTGACTTCAACacagttctcaggcagcaagcCTATTTACTGTTCTATGTCAG GAGACAATTACTACCTGCGTCGTTCAGTGCTGTCAAACCCGAGCTACCCCACGTCAGTCCTTATCCTTCCTTGCCGGGCTTtaggctgctgcccaggtctaaactgctgctcttctgctaTCTGAAGCTGGCTAATGTAGAGGAGAGTAGTTAA